Proteins encoded within one genomic window of Ranitomeya variabilis isolate aRanVar5 chromosome 4, aRanVar5.hap1, whole genome shotgun sequence:
- the ANKRD65 gene encoding ankyrin repeat domain-containing protein 65, with the protein MILDGWTPQSGTQQSKWSDSALSSHQHSPDMQQKVGRLTPEAELARRCLQLSEERGLSEKLGYATYEWKALHLASWNGNTRLVKQFLQQGEMIDDRDDLGWTPLHCAASNGHLATAKLLIQRGASVDAQDASGCIPLHHAAWSGHTHLSEMLLNRGSSAISPTIGGLTALHLAAANGHTLIAQLLLKQNIDPCIGDNNKWSPLHWATVSNQVHIMEILSEHNISIELMASGNLTPLHVAAETGKLEALNYLVEKGVDVNVQDLLGRTALAIAASNGSLEVVHSLLGTKAQLNIVDNHGRTALHKAATAGHLDVVQTLVQNGASLNIKDSLSLTAMQRAAMMGHSHVSTYLQGALPTVHTVL; encoded by the exons ATGATCCTAGACGGCTGGACTCCTCAGAGTGGAACCCAACAGTCAAAGTGGAGTGACTCTGCGCTGAGCAGCCACCAACATTCTCCAG ACATGCAGCAGAAAGTAGGAAGACTAACTCCAGAGGCTGAACTGGCGAGAAGATGCTTACAACTGAGTGAAGAACGTGGTCTGTCGGAAAAGTTGGGCTATGCCACCTATGAATGGAAAGCCCTCCATTTGGCTTCCTGGAATGGGAACACTCGTCTTGTTAAACAGTTTCTACAACAAGGAGAAATGATTGATGACCG GGATGATCTCGGCTGGACTCCTCTTCACTGTGCGGCATCCAATGGTCACTTAGCTACAGCAAAGCTCCTGATCCAGAGAGGAGCTTCAGTGGATGCCCAGGATGCTTCAGGTTGTATCCCTCTCCACCATGCAGCATGGAGTGGCCATACCCACTTGTCCGAGATGCTACTAAACCGTGGGTCCAGTGCTATTTCCCCTACAATAGGCGGTCTAACAGCCTTACATTTAGCTGCAGCTAACGGCCATACACTAATTGCACAGTTATTACTGAAGCAAAATATAGACCCGTGCATTGGTGACAACAACAAGTGGAGCCCATTGCATTGGGCGACCGTGAGCAATCAGGTCCATATCATGGAAATTCTGAGCGAGCACAATATCTCCATTGAACTGATGGCTTCAGGGAATTTGACCCCTCTACATGTTGCTGCTGAGACTGGAAAATTGGAGGCTCTGAACTATCTCGTGGAAAAAGGAGTTGATGTCAATGTCCAAGACTTGTTGGGCAGAACAGCTTTGGCCATCGCAGCTAGTAATGGTAGCCTAGAG GTTGTTCATTCACTTTTGGGTACTAAAGCTCAGTTGAACATTGTGGACAATCATGGACGCACCGCCCTACACAAAGCAGCAACAGCAGGACATCTGGACGTGGTACAGACACTCGTCCAGAACGGGGCCTCATTGAATATAAAGGACAGTCTGAGCCTCACGGCAATGCAGAGAGCGGCCATGATGGGACACAGTCACGTATCCACCTATCTGCAAGGAGCACTCCCCACAGTCCATACCGTGCTTTAA